From Microbacterium sp. YJN-G, a single genomic window includes:
- the pilM gene encoding type IV pilus biogenesis protein PilM, with amino-acid sequence MSKSHVGVEITEESVRAVEVTLERTPQVLAYGEVPLPPDAARDSEVLDEGAVAIAIRQLWNGARIKARSATLGVASRRVLVREYTTTTMAPDLLRQTLPFQVQDLLPVPVNQAVLDYYPTSQEGDQLHGLLVAAVAETVEGMISAFDRSKLRIVNVDLTAFGLARAAALLAPQGTVAVVHIGDHTTQIVILNDGAPEFVRITPVDLETSAVLRRARLAPAEGVAVRRPEQVAVLDPAHAAASALNARGEASGAISAGVTVRGALRGDVGQRPVADLIGRIRSTLSFYLNRPSAASVQQVLLCGAGSAVDGVASGLAEALVVPIRQISLADVAVVRGAPPAGEFGLNLVSTLGLALGRGR; translated from the coding sequence ATGTCGAAGAGTCATGTCGGTGTGGAGATCACCGAAGAGAGCGTCCGGGCCGTGGAGGTGACGCTCGAGCGCACCCCGCAGGTGCTCGCCTACGGCGAGGTGCCGCTGCCGCCGGATGCCGCACGCGATTCCGAGGTGCTCGACGAGGGCGCGGTCGCGATCGCGATCCGCCAGCTGTGGAACGGCGCCCGCATCAAGGCGAGATCCGCGACTCTGGGGGTGGCCAGCCGGCGGGTGCTCGTGCGCGAGTACACCACGACCACCATGGCGCCAGACCTGCTGCGCCAGACCCTGCCGTTCCAGGTGCAGGACCTGCTGCCCGTGCCGGTGAACCAGGCGGTGCTCGACTACTACCCGACCTCGCAGGAGGGTGATCAGCTGCACGGACTGCTGGTCGCGGCCGTCGCCGAGACCGTCGAGGGGATGATCTCGGCCTTCGACCGCTCCAAGCTGCGCATCGTCAACGTCGACCTGACGGCGTTCGGCCTCGCCAGGGCGGCCGCATTGCTCGCGCCGCAGGGCACCGTCGCCGTCGTGCACATCGGCGACCACACCACGCAGATCGTCATCCTCAACGACGGTGCACCAGAGTTCGTCCGCATCACACCGGTCGACCTCGAGACCTCTGCGGTGCTGCGCCGCGCCAGGCTGGCCCCGGCAGAGGGCGTCGCCGTCCGTCGGCCCGAGCAGGTGGCCGTGCTCGATCCCGCGCACGCGGCGGCCAGCGCGCTGAACGCGCGTGGCGAGGCGAGTGGGGCGATCTCCGCGGGTGTCACGGTGCGCGGTGCGCTGCGCGGCGATGTCGGCCAGCGTCCCGTCGCCGACCTGATCGGCCGCATCCGCAGCACACTCTCCTTCTATCTGAACCGGCCGAGCGCGGCATCCGTGCAGCAGGTGCTGCTGTGCGGGGCCGGCTCGGCGGTCGACGGCGTCGCCTCCGGCCTCGCCGAAGCCTTGGTCGTACCGATCCGGCAGATCTCGCTCGCCGATGTCGCGGTCGTGCGCGGCGCGCCGCCGGCCGGCGAGTTCGGGCTCAACCTCGTCAGCACGCTCGGCCTCGCGCT
- a CDS encoding prepilin peptidase, protein MPPAAIFVTVWAGVFGLVIGSFLNVVAYRVPAGIPLTRESRCPRCDEPIRWWQNVPVIGWLALRGRCARCRGGISIRYPLVELVTGVVFSAVAAGVILARPFDLRPVDGAQWFGTAEFWGVLLTLEVFAALSIVLAIIDLDTRRLPSAIVLPGWAAVAALFAITTVWAGIESSTEVLAIGPSTGSGAQVVGSAAQVVGSGTQAVSAGTQMTWMPLLTALAGGAALYLFYYVVRLISPRGMGGGDVKLAGLVGTVLGWFGWSSLVVGAFAAFVLAGVFGLALIATGRAQRRSAIPFGPWMLAGAWLGIVFGEPLGRWYLGLLA, encoded by the coding sequence ATGCCTCCCGCCGCGATCTTCGTCACCGTCTGGGCCGGAGTGTTCGGACTGGTCATCGGATCGTTCCTCAACGTCGTCGCGTACCGCGTGCCCGCCGGCATCCCGCTCACTCGCGAGAGCCGCTGCCCGCGCTGCGACGAGCCGATCCGGTGGTGGCAGAACGTCCCGGTGATCGGCTGGCTCGCCCTGCGCGGGCGCTGCGCACGGTGCCGCGGCGGCATCAGCATCCGCTATCCGCTGGTCGAACTCGTGACCGGGGTGGTGTTCTCGGCCGTGGCGGCCGGAGTGATCCTCGCCCGCCCCTTCGATCTGCGGCCGGTGGACGGTGCGCAGTGGTTCGGCACCGCCGAATTCTGGGGCGTGCTGCTCACACTCGAGGTGTTCGCGGCGCTGAGCATCGTGCTCGCGATCATCGACCTCGACACACGGCGCCTGCCGAGCGCCATCGTGCTGCCCGGGTGGGCGGCGGTGGCGGCGCTGTTCGCCATCACCACGGTGTGGGCGGGGATCGAGTCGTCGACGGAAGTGCTGGCGATCGGCCCTTCGACAGGCTCAGGGGCTCAGGTGGTGGGCTCAGCGGCCCAGGTGGTGGGCTCAGGGACCCAGGCGGTGAGCGCAGGGACCCAGATGACGTGGATGCCGCTGCTCACCGCGCTCGCGGGAGGAGCCGCGCTGTACCTCTTCTATTACGTGGTGCGGTTGATCAGCCCGCGGGGCATGGGCGGCGGCGACGTGAAGCTCGCGGGGCTCGTCGGCACGGTGCTCGGATGGTTCGGCTGGTCGTCGCTGGTCGTCGGCGCGTTCGCCGCGTTCGTGCTCGCCGGCGTCTTCGGACTGGCGCTGATCGCGACCGGGCGCGCGCAGCGCCGCAGCGCCATCCCGTTCGGACCGTGGATGCTCGCCGGGGCGTGGCTGGGCATCGTGTTCGGCGAGCCACTGGGCCGCTGGTATCTCGGGCTGCTGGCCTGA
- a CDS encoding PilW family protein, with product MSSAASVREPDDAGLSLIELIVAMVLTGILSGVVVMILVNSWTTQQDVTTTTAATNEGQVFASSIERAVRNAEAVSVSGDVLQVRTRIGGVVDCRAFRFVPADADPATEPLTGDAGFFATGAAPLTWPGAWITEKVSPIGPAYFTLDATTVTYGFQIATESAPVVFQGEIAVRNAFAAGGSPCL from the coding sequence ATGAGCAGCGCAGCATCCGTGCGAGAGCCCGACGACGCGGGACTCTCGCTCATCGAGCTCATCGTGGCGATGGTGCTCACCGGCATCCTGAGCGGGGTGGTCGTGATGATCCTCGTGAACTCCTGGACCACCCAGCAGGACGTCACCACCACGACAGCCGCTACGAACGAGGGCCAGGTCTTCGCGTCGAGCATCGAGCGCGCGGTGCGCAATGCCGAGGCCGTCTCGGTCAGCGGCGACGTGCTGCAGGTGCGCACCCGCATCGGCGGCGTCGTCGACTGCCGCGCCTTCCGGTTCGTGCCCGCCGACGCCGACCCGGCAACCGAGCCGCTCACCGGCGACGCCGGCTTCTTCGCCACCGGAGCCGCGCCGCTGACCTGGCCGGGCGCGTGGATCACCGAGAAGGTGTCACCGATCGGACCCGCTTACTTCACACTCGACGCCACCACCGTGACGTACGGATTCCAGATCGCGACCGAGTCGGCGCCGGTCGTCTTCCAGGGCGAGATCGCCGTCCGCAACGCATTCGCCGCAGGAGGCTCGCCATGTCTGTGA